The genomic DNA ttctgttttatatttcttcaattaattttaatttttttttaagattatgtgacttattcattttagttgtAATATGCTGTTGTTAAAAAAAGGTTGTAATATGCTACAGACATAACAACTATAtgcataataaatattattttaatacaaataagtagaaaatgttaaaatactatatgaattaatattataaaaagaattaaaatattttagcatATAATTATAGGCTATCAAggtgcagtttttttttttaatatacttttGAAATGGATTTGAACTTTAGAGTCGATTTCTGAATATCaggataaaattatattataaattataattattcttCATGACTTACACAGATTTTGAAAAGCTATtagcagtttttttttatagattttttttattactttcaATAAATTTGATCAATAATCTGTTGAAACCATTAACCTTTATACATTTTCTGCACACATCGGTTAATGCCACAATCAGAAAATCTAAAGTCAAGAATAAAATATGTGTGTGTTAcgataaatattttcataggaTATACATGTATAATCCAAATTAAgctgtttttttggttttggaatgtataaaatttacatGCTCTTGCTTTCTCCAACTTGAAAAGGCAATGGTACATACTTGACGCTCTGTGTTTCCCACATTGTTGAAACGCTCAATCTTTTTGAAAAGGCAAGATTAAGATCAAATTGTTGTAGCTCCTTTAACGCTTAGCAGGTTTGACTACACCGACTGAGACGGAAGCTGCGTTCCTCCTCCCACTGTCCCAGCCTGAAAATGTAAACcatgataaataaatatgtcAAATCAAATTGAAGAACTTAGTAGAGAGATTGATCAGTTACCTGAGTAGTTGGCGTAGTGATAGAGACAGATAGAGACACGGATATATTTCCGTTAAGGTTTCCATCATTGATGCATTGATAGCTCTCCATGTTTTGAGCTGGATATTGGCAAATAGCTATGAATACATCAAGAACTATGTTTCTGGTGTGAGCACTGAATCCACCTAAAGAGCCTGCAACAGCAGAGTGCCAGTGAAATTCTTGAGCATATTGAGCTCCACCAAAGCAGTCACACTCGTTTTCAACACCTTGTTCATGATCTCTTCTGATTACTGCCTCACAAACTAAAACTGATATAAatgaaagttacaaaaaaatatagtgCCATGTCGAGACATCAGCTCTTGCTTTCTACTATGTCTAATAGTTTTTGTTTCAAGATCAGTCTACACAGAAGAAGTATAAGAGACAgattattagaatattaaactaaaaactCGCAACTTTCCAATGAGATTTAAGGTTGGCTTAACTTGATACAATGCTTTGATTGCTGGAATCTAATTCATCAACTTCAACCAAAGATCTAGGGAGGAGAAGCCCAAAAACCTAATCAACAAACAAAATTGAATCTATGGGTGAAACAAATATTGAGACTAAAAATCAACAAACCGAATCAACAAACgtaatatgtttaaaaatacgATTCATTTGTTTGAAGAAAGGAACAACTTTAGTTCCCAGAATCTGAACAGAATAGATGAGGTAACTTTACACCTTGATATATCAGGAACTGTGAGGATGCTGCTCTACGGCTGAATGCTTACCATTTATAGGAGATAATCACCGCCTGGATGAAGGATAAGAATCATTGAATGCAAGATCGTGGTTGTAGTGGGCATGAAGAGTTACGCTTTTGTTAATGGCGTTCAATCAATTCGATTGGTAACAGTCCGAGGTTAAGAATAGAGACCAAAACGACATGAAGAGATACCACTGACTTTGAGATTACTGAGAAAGAGTCAACGCACACGCAATTTCAGAATCGCCATTGATGGTATACGGAACCATACCTTCAATGACGAACCCTAACAATGTGAAGATGTTGTGGAGACGGGACCATCATTTCTAGAGATCGGCCCAAAGAAAATTAtctattacatataaattatacagTTTTGTCTAAGCTCATTAAAAATCCGAAAGCCaaacaattttaaatagaaCGCAGAATATCATTGGCCTGGACAGGTGTCGAAACCACAGAGTACGAATTGTGACCTGGATGCTGAGGTGACTTCACCGGGAGAGATAAAACTCTTTTATGTATAAAGATTGGGTTCTGTATTCCTTCGtagctttattattttctagagaTGGGAAGCTGAGCCCATTGTAGTATAATATACTATTGGattaggtaaaaaaaaaaaacaaaacaaaaaaaacaaattgagtGAACGTATGATGATGTGGCAGTTGTACGTAGATTTTCACTGCCGGTGCAACAGCTGTTCCAGTTCCCGAGAGGCAGGCAGAGGAATCTTATTGCTTCTCTATGGCTTTTCACATTTCCGAGAGACTAAAAACACCTTTTGATATCTCTTCTCGCCAGGCGTCCATTATTTGTAGTAATAGATATGGCGGAGGCTTCCAGGGATACATCGGTGGTGTCAGTGGCGGTTTCCACGGCGTTTCCTGGTTTCAAATTCTCTCCGACGGACATCGAGCTTATTTCGTATTACTTGAAACGAAAGATGGATGGCTTGGAGGGGTCCGTCGAGATTATCCCTGAGCTCGATATTTACAACTTCGAGCCATGGGACTTGCCTGGTTCGTTCGGTCGAGTTTATGTTTCtctgttatataatttttttttttgcgtcttcttgaacttttcaaaaaaaaaaaaaacaatttcttgCAGATAAATCAGTCGTTAAATCTGAGAGTGAATGGTTCTTCTTCTGTGCTCGTGGTAAGAAGTATCCACACGGTTCACAGAACAGAAGAGCAACCAAGATGGGATACTGGAAAGCCACAGGCAAAGAACGTAACGTCAAGTCTGGTTCTGAGGTTATTGGAACAAAGAGGACGCTTGTCTTCCACATTGGTCGTGCTCCTAAAGGAGGAAGAACGGAATGGCTTATGCATGAGTACTGCATGATTGGAATATCCCTAGTACgtaattaatttctttttatttcttatgcGCCTGATTAGCTTATGcttcttttaatttcttaaaatagGACGCGCTGGTTGTTTGCCGGCTTAGAAGGAACACCGAGTTTCAAGGAGCTACGACTCAAAAGCCGCCAAGTTTATCACTTGACAAGAACAAAAACATGCAAAGCGAACCTGTTTCAGAAAGTAAGTCTGGCTGGGAAAATAATATGTTTGATTATTACTTATCAGGTGAATCAGGGCATGAACTACTCAGTGAAATAACTGAATCTTCGCAATCTTCACATAATCCACAGGtttaatcttcttctttca from Brassica napus cultivar Da-Ae unplaced genomic scaffold, Da-Ae ScsIHWf_2823;HRSCAF=3601, whole genome shotgun sequence includes the following:
- the LOC125602369 gene encoding NAC domain-containing protein 60-like codes for the protein MAEASRDTSVVSVAVSTAFPGFKFSPTDIELISYYLKRKMDGLEGSVEIIPELDIYNFEPWDLPDKSVVKSESEWFFFCARGKKYPHGSQNRRATKMGYWKATGKERNVKSGSEVIGTKRTLVFHIGRAPKGGRTEWLMHEYCMIGISLDALVVCRLRRNTEFQGATTQKPPSLSLDKNKNMQSEPVSESKSGWENNMFDYYLSGESGHELLSEITESSQSSHNPQVPSEEDFYADILRDDIVKLDDPADSGNTLIDVPRLQSESTTTRVLPLPSMVDKQMQSLLQKLPLQNDIGEENNISMSSCFIGIYSIKSINRARWDVVAWVLVMIAVLVFYLV